The following are encoded in a window of Telmatobacter sp. DSM 110680 genomic DNA:
- a CDS encoding SPOR domain-containing protein, producing MIRDFTKEDLEAEESVRDTELTLGGGTLFVLGGGLIGICVLCFGLGYAVGHRTSTGPSASNILPTPNVRPSVTPVGSGSKPGAGQAQAPPPVQPAAEVSTDTSGDPTQPAQVVPAVADNGADSAQPQLKQAAGSQVQPAPGGPLSTSPSSPTQILPPMTKTQGWMVQIAAVSHSEDADVLVNALRRRGYSVTARRDNGDSLIHVQTGPFVNRNDANAMRQKLLNDGYNAVVQ from the coding sequence ATGATTCGAGACTTTACTAAAGAAGACTTGGAAGCCGAAGAGAGCGTGCGTGACACCGAGCTAACGCTAGGCGGAGGCACGCTTTTTGTCCTCGGTGGTGGACTGATTGGGATTTGCGTTCTCTGCTTTGGGCTGGGATACGCTGTCGGGCACCGCACATCGACGGGCCCGTCCGCTTCCAATATTCTTCCGACGCCCAATGTCAGACCATCGGTCACACCGGTTGGGTCTGGTTCCAAGCCAGGGGCAGGCCAGGCACAAGCTCCGCCTCCGGTTCAGCCGGCCGCCGAGGTTTCCACCGATACTTCCGGTGATCCAACTCAGCCCGCGCAAGTTGTTCCCGCCGTCGCGGACAATGGTGCAGATTCAGCGCAGCCCCAACTCAAGCAGGCGGCTGGTTCGCAGGTCCAGCCCGCTCCCGGAGGCCCGCTCAGCACATCCCCGTCTTCGCCGACACAGATCCTGCCACCGATGACCAAGACGCAAGGCTGGATGGTACAGATCGCCGCAGTGTCTCATTCTGAAGACGCAGATGTTCTCGTGAATGCTCTGCGAAGGCGAGGGTATTCGGTTACTGCCCGTCGCGACAACGGAGACAGCCTCATTCACGTCCAGACGGGACCGTTTGTGAATCGCAATGACGCGAACGCCATGCGGCAAAAACTGCTCAACGACGGCTACAACGCCGTAGTGCAATAA
- a CDS encoding slipin family protein, producing the protein MLTPFLIVIAIFALYLINSIKILRDYERAVIFRFGRALTPPKGPGIIAVFRPMDQMVRISLRQEVLEVPAQDVITRDNVTLKVNAVVTLYVVDPNAAAIKVANYVYQTSQFAQTTLRSVLGEVELDELLSHRDKLNLKIQTIIDQRTEPFGVKVISVEVKQVDLPEQMLRAMAKQAEAEREKRSKIIHAEGEFNAAQKLVDAAALLATQPMTLQLRYLQTLTEIGVEKNTTIVFPLPMELLSMLNKLTTSKPFIEKPAGDSTQG; encoded by the coding sequence ATGCTGACTCCGTTTCTGATTGTTATTGCTATTTTTGCCTTGTATCTCATCAACTCCATCAAGATCCTGCGCGACTATGAGCGGGCGGTGATCTTCCGCTTCGGTCGCGCCCTGACGCCGCCTAAAGGCCCGGGAATCATCGCGGTTTTCCGCCCGATGGACCAGATGGTGCGCATTTCGCTGCGACAGGAAGTGTTGGAAGTCCCGGCACAGGATGTAATCACACGCGACAACGTGACCCTCAAGGTCAACGCAGTCGTCACGCTGTACGTAGTTGATCCAAACGCCGCGGCCATCAAGGTGGCGAATTATGTCTACCAGACCTCGCAGTTCGCCCAGACGACGCTGCGTTCGGTCTTGGGCGAAGTGGAACTGGACGAACTGCTAAGCCATCGCGACAAGTTGAACCTGAAGATTCAGACGATCATCGATCAGCGCACCGAGCCTTTCGGCGTCAAAGTTATTTCGGTAGAAGTCAAGCAGGTGGATCTGCCAGAGCAGATGTTGCGTGCCATGGCCAAGCAGGCCGAGGCGGAGCGCGAGAAACGCTCCAAGATCATCCATGCCGAAGGCGAATTTAATGCAGCTCAGAAGCTGGTAGACGCTGCGGCTTTGTTGGCAACGCAGCCCATGACGCTGCAATTGCGCTATTTGCAGACGCTCACTGAAATCGGTGTCGAGAAGAATACGACGATCGTATTTCCGTTGCCGATGGAACTGCTTTCGATGTTGAATAAACTGACAACGTCAAAGCCGTTCATCGAAAAGCCTGCAGGAGATAGTACGCAAGGATAG
- a CDS encoding nodulation protein NfeD, with protein MLEQVRGFKFRKAFRFTVAIALVCICARVTSAQQPVVDKLVLDQTIQPVTAGLLDRAIAQANTDGASALLVEINTPGGLVDSMRTMAGAILSSRVPVIVYVAPAGARAGSAGFFLLEAADIAAMAPGTNAGAAHVVFEGGKPDETLSQKIENDAEAFMRSYVARRNRNTDAAIAAVASSHSYTAEEAQTQHLIDAIAPNDTQLLDSLDGRSITRMDGTKTILHTRNARIQVVQPTVRENLLGWLVNPNIALLLLVFGALLIYLEFNTPGTIVPGALGTLMLLLGIFALDLLPIRFTAVLLLFAAFALMLLEAKFGGHGVLALAGVVCLIFGTLTLVAAPIPELRIRPWVAIAVSVGFGGITVFLVRLAWRARRIKARLGADALIGSTASAMETLAPEGHVLVEGEIWDAVASESVPAGTRLRVVGHEQYLLRVAPLEQSKPPQTAT; from the coding sequence ATGCTTGAGCAAGTGCGTGGATTCAAGTTCCGCAAAGCATTCAGATTTACCGTAGCCATAGCATTGGTTTGTATTTGTGCTCGAGTCACAAGTGCCCAGCAGCCTGTCGTCGATAAGCTAGTGCTCGACCAGACAATTCAACCAGTAACTGCGGGATTGTTGGACCGAGCGATTGCTCAGGCCAACACCGATGGCGCCTCCGCGCTCCTTGTTGAGATCAACACGCCCGGCGGGCTTGTGGATTCTATGCGCACCATGGCGGGAGCGATCCTCAGTTCGCGCGTGCCGGTGATCGTCTACGTTGCTCCAGCGGGCGCTCGCGCTGGTTCAGCGGGATTCTTTCTGCTTGAGGCCGCTGACATCGCTGCCATGGCGCCCGGAACCAACGCCGGCGCGGCCCACGTTGTCTTTGAGGGCGGAAAGCCCGATGAGACCTTGAGTCAGAAAATTGAAAACGATGCAGAAGCTTTCATGCGCTCGTATGTTGCCAGGCGCAATCGCAACACCGATGCCGCCATCGCCGCAGTGGCATCGTCGCACTCCTACACAGCTGAGGAAGCGCAGACCCAGCATCTTATCGATGCGATCGCGCCGAATGACACGCAATTGCTCGATTCACTCGATGGCCGCTCAATTACCCGGATGGATGGAACAAAAACAATCCTCCACACCAGAAACGCAAGGATTCAAGTCGTACAGCCAACCGTGCGCGAAAATCTGCTCGGATGGCTGGTGAACCCTAACATAGCGTTGCTGCTTCTAGTCTTCGGCGCGCTGCTTATATATCTGGAATTCAATACGCCGGGAACCATTGTGCCGGGCGCGCTGGGCACGTTGATGTTGCTGCTCGGTATCTTCGCTCTCGACCTGCTTCCCATCCGTTTCACGGCGGTATTGCTTTTATTCGCGGCGTTTGCGTTGATGCTGCTGGAAGCAAAATTTGGTGGCCACGGAGTGCTCGCGCTGGCGGGTGTAGTATGCCTGATCTTTGGAACCCTTACCCTGGTTGCCGCGCCGATTCCTGAACTGCGGATTCGTCCCTGGGTAGCCATTGCGGTAAGTGTTGGATTCGGCGGCATCACCGTTTTCCTTGTGCGCCTTGCTTGGCGCGCCCGGCGGATTAAGGCTCGACTCGGTGCCGATGCGTTGATCGGGAGCACGGCCTCGGCGATGGAAACCTTGGCGCCAGAAGGTCACGTCCTGGTGGAAGGCGAGATTTGGGACGCGGTGGCCAGCGAGTCTGTGCCCGCAGGGACCCGGTTACGCGTTGTTGGACACGAGCAATATCTGTTGAGAGTTGCGCCTCTAGAGCAGTCGAAACCGCCTCAAACCGCTACTTAA
- a CDS encoding glycosyltransferase family 39 protein, producing MSKQLRLRKILEPRPDAPFPPWMVFPVIFAALYLSHVSLLRLPYYWDEAGYYIPAAWDFFRTGSLIPFTTMSNAHPPLPSVYLALWWKLSGYYPEVTREAVLIVSSFGLLAVWRLAQRVAGSGQVAFWTVLLTALYPVWFAQSTLAQADIFAAAFTLWGLVYALPDSNRRPILAALWFTAAVLSKETAIVVPMTLAILAIVDGFRTSQPTRSRRWKDAAWLAGCALALVAWYAWHFSKTGFVFGNPQFLKYNAQANLAPARFLAAFGHRLLHLTAHMNMFVPALLTIAALMLNPRVDAEGRERPYLSKTVLWQIFFILLANAVLFSVLGGALLTRYLLPMYPLVLLVAVSTFSRRVPYWQALAALSAVAFIAGLFINPPYRFAPEDNLEYARVIRLHVAGIYQLNKRYPGSTVLSAWPVTDELTKPELGYVKTPYQVYPLEDFTEGQINRAADDPSGYSTALVFSTKYDPPTMLLSLGPKSEALDRKYFGLHHDLPPEAIALRLHGTLEWQREDHDQWIALIRFNRQFEARMPLPNPVR from the coding sequence ATGAGCAAGCAACTGCGTCTGCGAAAAATCCTCGAACCGCGTCCGGATGCGCCGTTTCCTCCGTGGATGGTGTTCCCTGTTATCTTCGCAGCGCTGTATCTGAGCCATGTTTCGCTGCTCAGGCTGCCGTATTACTGGGATGAGGCTGGATACTACATCCCCGCAGCTTGGGATTTCTTCCGCACCGGTTCCCTCATCCCCTTCACCACAATGTCGAACGCGCATCCGCCGCTGCCTAGCGTTTACCTGGCTCTTTGGTGGAAGTTATCGGGCTACTACCCCGAAGTGACGCGAGAGGCCGTGCTGATCGTCTCTTCATTTGGCCTGCTCGCGGTTTGGCGATTGGCGCAACGCGTCGCAGGTTCCGGACAGGTCGCCTTTTGGACAGTCCTACTGACCGCGCTTTATCCAGTGTGGTTCGCCCAGAGCACACTGGCACAAGCCGATATTTTTGCCGCCGCCTTTACGTTGTGGGGACTCGTTTACGCGCTTCCGGATTCCAATCGCCGCCCGATCCTCGCGGCGTTATGGTTCACGGCAGCAGTGCTCTCGAAAGAAACGGCCATCGTAGTTCCCATGACCCTAGCGATACTTGCGATCGTGGACGGGTTCCGGACATCGCAACCAACGAGGAGCCGCCGTTGGAAAGACGCAGCGTGGTTAGCCGGTTGCGCTCTGGCACTGGTGGCGTGGTATGCGTGGCATTTTTCTAAAACAGGATTTGTCTTCGGCAATCCCCAGTTTCTCAAGTACAACGCTCAGGCTAACCTTGCGCCGGCGCGCTTTCTCGCGGCCTTCGGGCACCGCCTGCTGCACCTTACCGCGCACATGAACATGTTCGTGCCTGCTCTTCTGACAATTGCCGCACTCATGCTGAATCCGAGAGTCGATGCCGAGGGTCGCGAACGGCCTTACCTGAGCAAGACAGTTCTCTGGCAGATATTCTTCATCCTCCTCGCCAACGCAGTTCTGTTCAGTGTTTTAGGCGGAGCATTGCTCACGCGCTACCTGCTGCCAATGTACCCGCTGGTCTTGCTCGTCGCCGTTTCCACCTTCTCGCGCCGCGTACCGTACTGGCAGGCGCTTGCCGCACTTTCCGCAGTGGCATTCATCGCAGGTCTGTTCATCAACCCGCCGTACCGTTTTGCACCCGAAGACAACCTGGAGTACGCGCGGGTAATTCGACTCCACGTCGCAGGGATATATCAGCTGAACAAACGCTACCCGGGATCCACCGTTCTCTCCGCATGGCCTGTTACCGACGAACTGACCAAGCCGGAGTTGGGTTATGTCAAAACGCCTTATCAGGTTTACCCACTCGAAGACTTCACTGAGGGGCAGATCAATCGTGCTGCCGACGACCCCAGCGGTTATTCCACCGCCCTCGTGTTCTCCACGAAATATGATCCTCCGACTATGCTGTTGAGTCTTGGGCCGAAGAGTGAAGCCCTCGATCGGAAGTACTTCGGCTTGCACCATGACTTGCCGCCCGAAGCCATCGCCTTGCGTCTCCATGGAACGCTGGAGTGGCAGCGCGAAGATCACGACCAGTGGATCGCATTGATCCGTTTCAACCGCCAATTTGAAGCTCGCATGCCGTTGCCGAACCCTGTACGCTGA
- a CDS encoding DUF3467 domain-containing protein — MSQTPQQPQMNVVQTPDYRETYANSVQVRVSVWDFSLVFGLASSDSPEQVTIRNHQAIFLSPQQAKALWNVLGQNLSQYEQAFGTLNLEPQNMNFPQGPVN; from the coding sequence ATGAGTCAGACCCCGCAACAACCCCAGATGAACGTCGTTCAGACTCCGGACTACCGCGAGACCTATGCAAACAGCGTCCAGGTCCGCGTGAGTGTATGGGACTTCTCGCTGGTTTTCGGCCTCGCCTCCAGCGACAGCCCCGAGCAGGTGACCATCCGCAACCACCAGGCCATCTTTCTCAGCCCTCAACAGGCAAAGGCGCTCTGGAATGTGCTCGGACAAAACCTCTCGCAGTATGAACAGGCATTCGGAACTCTGAATCTCGAGCCGCAGAACATGAACTTCCCCCAGGGTCCAGTGAATTGA
- a CDS encoding acyltransferase, protein MHEGSSPSFRTKGNPIQGFDPTESSRFSDPPDPHKKPARYYRPELDAVRFLAFFLVFLSHTLPSQPNARLDSLLHGFAPLYYGCAEASIFGLSLFFTLSAFLICELLLRERSSTGTIEVKQFYFRRILRIWPLYYLGLALGALIAVLPGGNRGDLVEISWYVIFMGAWQCAAHGGLDNPMAVLWSISVEEQFYLFAPWILKYFNRRTLFAICAALILVSNGRLYYLSMRGVNGGRTWVDPLVQFQCFAAGILLCLVLRSRLPRLAIWSRILILVLSGMCWFFANSGPNSKVGPPYTHSTIWHILGGYTLASLGSVLALIAFLGLDAHLIPRAIVYLGRISFGLYVFHGFAHRLVFGTFPYAFVHEPPMFLGRIFASFALTVLMAALSYRYFELWFLQMKVRRSVIPSRPLMH, encoded by the coding sequence ATCCATGAGGGTTCGAGTCCCTCCTTTCGCACCAAGGGGAATCCGATTCAGGGCTTCGATCCAACAGAGTCGAGTCGTTTTTCCGATCCTCCCGACCCTCATAAAAAGCCGGCGCGGTACTATCGCCCCGAACTGGACGCGGTTCGGTTCCTTGCTTTTTTCCTCGTTTTTCTTTCACACACGCTCCCTTCGCAGCCGAATGCACGGCTTGACTCACTGCTGCATGGGTTCGCCCCGCTCTACTACGGGTGCGCCGAGGCTTCCATATTCGGCTTGAGCCTTTTCTTCACGCTGAGTGCTTTTCTTATCTGCGAACTGCTACTTCGCGAGCGTTCAAGCACAGGAACGATCGAAGTCAAGCAGTTTTACTTTCGGAGAATCTTGCGGATTTGGCCTCTCTATTACCTCGGTCTCGCGCTCGGCGCATTGATTGCTGTATTGCCCGGCGGGAACCGCGGCGATCTGGTCGAAATAAGCTGGTATGTGATCTTCATGGGAGCTTGGCAGTGCGCCGCACACGGGGGCCTCGACAATCCCATGGCCGTGCTCTGGAGCATATCGGTCGAGGAGCAGTTCTATCTTTTTGCGCCGTGGATATTGAAATACTTCAATCGCCGGACTCTTTTTGCAATCTGCGCCGCCCTGATTCTTGTTTCAAACGGAAGGCTCTATTACCTCAGCATGCGGGGTGTAAATGGAGGTCGCACCTGGGTTGACCCACTTGTGCAATTTCAGTGTTTCGCAGCTGGCATATTGCTATGCCTCGTTCTCCGCAGCCGACTGCCTCGCCTAGCGATCTGGAGTAGGATCCTGATCCTCGTGCTGAGTGGGATGTGCTGGTTTTTCGCCAACTCCGGACCAAATTCAAAAGTCGGCCCTCCCTATACCCACTCCACGATCTGGCATATTCTCGGCGGGTACACACTGGCGTCTCTTGGATCGGTGCTCGCACTCATTGCATTTCTAGGCCTTGACGCACATCTGATTCCTCGAGCGATCGTTTACCTTGGACGAATCTCCTTCGGCTTATATGTGTTTCATGGGTTCGCACATCGTTTGGTTTTTGGCACCTTCCCATATGCGTTCGTCCACGAGCCGCCCATGTTTCTTGGGAGGATCTTCGCATCTTTTGCTCTGACCGTTCTGATGGCGGCGCTTTCCTATCGGTATTTTGAATTGTGGTTTCTCCAGATGAAGGTGCGCCGATCGGTGATCCCGAGCCGGCCGCTGATGCACTAA
- a CDS encoding amidohydrolase family protein, producing the protein MRIDAHQHFWKYSPAEYGWISDAMPELKRDFLPSDLKPLLDANGFEGSIAVQARQDLDETFWLLELANQDNFIKGVVGWVDLCSQELPVMLKQLASQPKLVGVRHILQDEPDDRFMLRPNFRRGIARLADHGLTYDLLLHPRHLPIAVQLVQEFPRQRFVLDHIAKPGIADGLIEPWAREIRTLAKFENVWCKLSGMVTEARWKQWKPEDFRRHLDVVFDAFGTERLMIGSDWPVCTLSAGYSDTMGLVMQYAKDLPSQHLEALLGGNCARFYGLK; encoded by the coding sequence ATGAGAATCGATGCACACCAGCACTTCTGGAAATACAGCCCCGCCGAATATGGCTGGATCAGCGATGCGATGCCGGAACTGAAGCGCGATTTCCTTCCGAGCGACTTAAAGCCGCTCCTGGATGCCAACGGGTTCGAGGGTTCAATCGCAGTGCAGGCACGCCAGGATCTGGATGAGACCTTCTGGCTGCTTGAATTAGCCAACCAGGACAATTTCATTAAGGGAGTTGTCGGGTGGGTCGACCTTTGCTCGCAGGAATTGCCGGTCATGCTGAAGCAGCTGGCTAGTCAACCAAAACTTGTTGGAGTGCGCCATATCCTTCAGGACGAACCTGACGACCGGTTCATGCTGCGCCCCAATTTTCGCCGCGGAATCGCACGGCTGGCCGATCATGGGCTTACCTACGACCTGCTGCTCCATCCGCGCCACCTGCCCATCGCAGTGCAGCTCGTGCAGGAGTTTCCGCGGCAGCGATTTGTACTCGACCACATTGCCAAGCCAGGCATTGCCGACGGCCTCATAGAGCCTTGGGCTCGCGAGATCCGTACTCTCGCAAAGTTCGAAAATGTGTGGTGCAAGTTGTCCGGCATGGTTACCGAGGCTCGCTGGAAACAGTGGAAGCCGGAAGACTTCCGCCGTCACCTTGACGTCGTCTTCGATGCCTTCGGAACGGAGCGCCTGATGATCGGCTCCGACTGGCCCGTGTGCACTCTATCCGCCGGTTACAGCGATACCATGGGCCTGGTCATGCAATACGCGAAAGATTTGCCCTCACAACACCTGGAGGCCCTGCTGGGTGGCAACTGCGCCCGATTCTATGGTTTGAAATAG
- a CDS encoding prolyl oligopeptidase family serine peptidase, with amino-acid sequence MRLQFRLSVLAISFFNAAAFLQAQSPKPTITLDEFLNTTAIVGTSLSPDGSAAVIATETPDWKASSNRHDLWLWTAQGGLKPLTHSGTDDQPHWSPDGKWIAFVSERPPAGSVDGNGDAEATKASRIWLISASGGEALPLYNEKLDVHAFAWSQDSSSIYFSAKAPLTHEQEDEQKDTWKDVVRWREQYRGDVLLKLAIAPALARAIAVSDAGAVPTAAKADAEPSSKLATGAETIAKSDLAISEIAPAPDGKQIAFITEPIHKRIENPADYEIFLVAASGGDAKPITHNQAMESNLHWSPDGHWIYFAVNAGNGSLDGKYRDVQGRLYRIDAASGKTERLGASFDGSFDQYTLLADGRELALGLKGTETQVYLIEGEKATKLPGMAGSYAGLDPAHGSNSLLVRFSTINDPQQVYLASDPMQTDKLKKLTDFNPIFAERAQPEFQPYTWKSDDGHTVEGVLIFPPGKKDAKHLRMLTLIHGGPADADGNRFGADWYDWATFAADNGWLVFRPNYRGSTGYGDEFMLGIEPHLVSKPGRDILTGVDALVKEGYADPDHLAIGGYSYGGYMTNWLITQTTRFKSAVTGAGAVEHAANWGNDDETWDDAWYLGGRPWENPKLYQDEAAIFQFDKVKTPTHLVQGGADIRVSYLEGETMERALQSLGIPHTFLVFPGEGHSLDKNPWHGYIKLREEIKWLEKYDKQ; translated from the coding sequence ATGCGTCTCCAATTTCGATTGTCTGTTTTGGCGATTTCCTTCTTCAATGCTGCAGCCTTTTTGCAAGCTCAAAGTCCCAAGCCCACCATCACTCTTGACGAGTTTCTCAACACCACGGCGATCGTCGGAACGAGCCTTTCGCCGGACGGCTCCGCCGCAGTCATCGCGACTGAAACGCCTGACTGGAAGGCCAGCTCGAACCGCCATGACCTCTGGCTATGGACAGCGCAGGGTGGGTTGAAGCCGTTGACTCACTCTGGGACTGACGATCAGCCCCATTGGAGCCCCGATGGCAAATGGATTGCATTCGTGTCGGAGCGACCACCCGCCGGGTCAGTGGACGGCAACGGCGACGCGGAAGCAACGAAAGCGAGCCGCATCTGGCTCATCTCGGCATCGGGAGGAGAAGCGCTTCCGCTGTACAACGAGAAGCTCGATGTACACGCATTTGCATGGTCGCAAGACAGCTCGTCGATCTACTTCTCGGCCAAGGCGCCGCTTACGCACGAACAGGAAGACGAGCAGAAGGACACATGGAAGGATGTTGTCCGGTGGCGCGAGCAATACAGGGGCGATGTGTTGCTGAAGCTGGCGATCGCTCCCGCGCTGGCTCGCGCAATTGCGGTATCTGATGCGGGAGCAGTCCCTACAGCAGCCAAAGCCGACGCCGAGCCGTCATCGAAACTGGCTACCGGTGCAGAGACCATCGCAAAGAGCGATCTTGCGATCAGCGAGATTGCGCCGGCTCCTGATGGCAAACAGATTGCGTTTATCACGGAGCCCATTCATAAGCGAATTGAAAATCCGGCGGACTACGAGATTTTTCTGGTAGCAGCAAGCGGCGGCGACGCTAAACCGATCACGCACAACCAGGCAATGGAATCGAACTTGCATTGGTCACCGGATGGACATTGGATCTACTTCGCAGTGAATGCGGGGAACGGGTCGCTGGACGGGAAATATCGCGATGTGCAGGGGCGGCTTTATCGGATCGACGCTGCTTCGGGGAAGACCGAGCGACTTGGCGCATCCTTCGACGGGTCGTTTGATCAGTACACGTTGCTCGCCGACGGTCGCGAATTGGCGCTGGGACTGAAGGGCACGGAAACTCAGGTTTATCTGATCGAGGGAGAGAAGGCGACAAAGTTGCCTGGAATGGCGGGCAGCTATGCGGGATTGGATCCCGCGCATGGTTCTAATTCTCTGCTAGTGCGCTTCTCCACGATCAACGATCCGCAGCAGGTCTACCTCGCTTCAGATCCAATGCAAACCGACAAACTGAAAAAACTTACCGACTTTAATCCCATTTTCGCGGAGCGGGCACAACCGGAGTTTCAACCTTACACTTGGAAATCCGACGACGGGCACACAGTGGAAGGTGTGTTGATCTTCCCTCCGGGCAAGAAGGATGCGAAGCATCTGCGCATGTTGACCCTGATTCACGGCGGTCCGGCGGATGCTGATGGGAATCGATTCGGCGCTGACTGGTACGACTGGGCCACCTTCGCTGCGGATAACGGGTGGCTGGTATTCCGGCCAAACTATCGAGGCTCGACAGGATACGGAGACGAGTTCATGCTCGGGATCGAGCCGCATCTCGTATCGAAACCGGGGCGCGATATTCTCACCGGCGTCGATGCGCTGGTGAAAGAAGGCTATGCCGATCCGGATCACCTCGCGATAGGCGGCTATAGCTACGGTGGTTATATGACGAACTGGCTGATCACACAGACGACGCGGTTCAAGTCCGCCGTGACCGGAGCGGGCGCAGTGGAGCACGCAGCGAACTGGGGCAACGACGACGAGACGTGGGACGATGCCTGGTATCTTGGTGGGCGCCCCTGGGAGAATCCGAAGCTGTATCAGGATGAAGCTGCAATATTTCAATTCGACAAGGTGAAGACGCCCACTCATCTTGTGCAAGGGGGCGCGGATATTCGCGTGAGCTACCTGGAAGGCGAGACGATGGAGCGTGCGTTGCAGTCGCTTGGTATTCCGCACACGTTCCTGGTGTTTCCCGGAGAGGGGCACAGCCTCGACAAGAATCCCTGGCATGGCTACATCAAGCTGCGCGAGGAGATTAAGTGGCTGGAGAAGTACGACAAACAGTGA
- a CDS encoding ABC transporter permease, with product MNPAVEQARHVAFQQTLLSARRTMLMSEILKLAIDSFRASKLRFALTALGMVIGTASVILVVTIGLTGRQFILNEIQKIGTNEIEVEYSGGGAVGAEKVQYNDFLTREDEKAVLAQVPSVVASSPVLESHDRISFGGGVVKDTLALGVSPQYKDVRNLIVLSGRFFDEQDETAHMKVAVVTVPFARDMFGSEDAALGKEFTIQGIPFMIVGTFKESVDTFGETEIADETILIPFSVARYFTGTDDVKQLYFTIRSMDEVPDATREIHDVIQARHKANSVYKTFDLRELLAMADRISIALIVVLVLVAAVTLAVGGVGIMNIMLANVRARIREIGIRKALGATYREIKLQFLAEAVIISLTGGLIGCVAGLAVPLSIRLLSDYPLPVSMWSVVIALAAATAVGVVFGTVPATRAAQMDPVEALKYE from the coding sequence ATGAATCCAGCGGTTGAACAAGCCCGTCATGTCGCCTTCCAGCAGACGCTTCTGAGCGCCCGGCGCACCATGCTGATGAGCGAGATTTTGAAGCTCGCCATCGACAGTTTTCGCGCCAGCAAGCTGCGCTTTGCGTTGACGGCGCTGGGAATGGTGATTGGTACAGCGTCGGTGATCCTGGTGGTGACCATCGGGCTCACAGGACGGCAGTTCATTTTGAATGAGATCCAGAAGATTGGCACGAACGAGATCGAGGTCGAGTATTCAGGTGGCGGAGCTGTCGGCGCGGAGAAGGTGCAATACAACGACTTCCTGACGCGCGAGGATGAGAAGGCCGTGCTGGCGCAGGTACCAAGCGTGGTGGCATCGTCCCCGGTGCTGGAGTCGCACGACCGCATCAGCTTTGGTGGCGGCGTGGTGAAGGATACGTTGGCGCTAGGAGTCAGTCCGCAATACAAGGATGTGCGCAATCTGATTGTGCTCTCCGGTCGTTTTTTTGACGAACAAGACGAAACCGCGCACATGAAGGTAGCTGTCGTGACTGTACCGTTTGCGCGCGACATGTTTGGCAGTGAAGACGCAGCTCTCGGCAAGGAGTTCACCATCCAGGGAATTCCTTTTATGATCGTCGGAACTTTCAAAGAGAGCGTCGACACTTTTGGCGAGACAGAAATTGCGGACGAAACCATTCTGATTCCCTTCTCAGTCGCGCGATATTTCACCGGAACCGATGACGTGAAGCAGCTTTATTTCACTATTCGGAGCATGGATGAGGTTCCCGATGCTACGCGCGAAATCCATGACGTGATTCAGGCTCGCCATAAAGCGAATTCGGTCTACAAGACATTCGACCTGCGCGAACTTCTCGCGATGGCTGATCGGATTTCGATAGCGCTGATCGTAGTGCTGGTGCTGGTTGCGGCGGTAACGCTGGCGGTGGGCGGCGTGGGAATTATGAACATTATGCTGGCGAATGTGCGCGCGCGCATTCGGGAGATCGGCATTCGCAAGGCTCTTGGAGCTACATATCGCGAAATCAAACTACAGTTTCTGGCGGAGGCCGTGATCATTTCGCTCACTGGCGGACTAATCGGATGCGTGGCAGGGCTCGCGGTTCCGTTGTCGATTCGACTCCTCTCGGACTATCCACTTCCAGTGTCTATGTGGTCGGTGGTGATTGCACTGGCAGCGGCTACGGCAGTCGGCGTTGTGTTTGGCACGGTTCCCGCGACGCGCGCCGCGCAGATGGATCCGGTTGAGGCGCTCAAATATGAGTGA